atttttttaaaagatttttaaactTTATAATCATTGAATCTTATGTGAGTATACTTGTACTTAACGAGAAGGTCATGCCAAAAATTTTATAAGCTCAAATGTAACTTTTTAACTCACCTCCTTATGTTAACTGATATTAATCATGATTGCATATTAATAAATTATGATTAAAATAACGGACCTTCATAATACCACTTTCATTAAAATGTTGACCTTTCTCTTCTATTAATTAAAATAGCATGGCTTCACATTTATATAATATACTGACATCAATAAAgaagatttaattatttagctGCTAATGGTCCATTTGATCAATATGGTTTTTAAAACATTCATTTTATGTAGCTACGGTCACAAGTCCCCGCAATAAATGGCAACCTCTTAGTATACAGATCGATTTATTTGACTAACATTTAGCAAGAAATTATATCCTAATtacattgattgtgatacgatTTTCTTAGTATCATCTCGCATACATTTAGCTAAATAACAtatgtttattaaaaatttatttaatttgcttCAGAGATGCATCCTACCCATATTTTTCTTGCAGCAAAGTCCACATTTGCCATGAAATTTAAtcaaaaaaaaagaatttaaaattttatatttcaacTTGATGGGTGAGAAGGTACTCTATTTGTTATGAGTATCATGTGGTTGTTATGCCACTTGTAAATTAAATGTTCATTTAATATTTCGACCTCTACAGAGTAATCAAGGGTGACAACACCATATAGAGAAAAGgcagattatatatatatatatatatatatatatatatatatatatatatatatatatatatatatatatatatatatatatatatagttttgatatcatGCACACCTATCGTGCATATctttgtgagcaccgatgaggtcTCACTCACCCAttagatgtgatgaaatatagaaaaattgtgcaTCCAATGATATGAGTGACACCTCAAACTAAAAAAATGGTGGAGCATATGTAATCCTACGTTGATCAAGTCCTccttatatttttataatgataaaaaaaatcatcataGAATTTATAATTAAGAGgataaaaacaataaatttactTAAAAGCGATATCGATTCACAATTCATTACTGGTGTAATTATGTAGCTATGATTTGATCAACCAAGTCATTTCTATGATTCAACCAAGAAATGCAATAATCATGCATAACCATGTCTTGATTTTAATTCTTGAAGGGATTACTACAGATAGATTCAGTGATACAGAACAGAATAAGAAGATAGGCCAATAAAACTGATAGTGCCCAAGTTAATAATTTTGACTTAATGAATCCAAAAGAACCAATCTGCATCACTATCTTCACTAATCACAAGATTCCaaataatttagtaaataaaaaaataaaagtgtacCTGGATCCAGATCTTCTGCTTTTCAGCTATAAACAAAACATGGGGTTCCCCCCTCAGCAATCCCAAAGAACTGGCCACCGGCTCTTTGATCGCAGCAGCAATGCCTGCACCCTTAAGGAATCACTATTTCACTTGTCATAATAATATTATCTTCTCTTACACCTTTCTACTTATCATAAGCTCTCTACTCTTCTTTTCTTGTTTCTGCATTGACGAGCAGGGACAAGCTCTGTTAGCATGGAGGAATTCGTTGAGTGTATCGACAAATGTTCTTCAATCTTGGAATTCTTCGGACAGATATCCCTGCAAATGGTTTGGGATATATTGCAACTCGAATGGAGATGTGGTGAAGATAATCATGAAAGCAGTGGACTTGCGAGGGCAATTGCCTTCGAATTTTCAATCCCTCAAGTTCTTGAACACTCTCATTCTTTCATCCGTGAACCTCACCGGCGCGATCCCAAAGGAGGTGGGAGACTACCATGAGCTGGTTGTGATTGATATAAGCGCTAATGCGATATCTGGGGATATTCCGGTTGAAATTTGCATGTTAAGTAAGCTGCAAGAGTTGAATCTCAATACAAATCTTTTGGATGGTAGCATTCCTTTCGAAATTGGAAATCTCTCCAGTCTTAGGAGTCTTATGCTCTTTGACAATCAGCTCAACGGCGAGATTCCGAAGAGCGTAGGGAAAATGAGCAATCTTGAGGCATTTAGAGCAGGTGGGAATCAGAATCTTAAGGGTGAGTTGCCTTGGGAGATTGGAAACTGCAGCAACTTGGTCGTGCTTGGTTTAGCTGAAACAGGAATTTCCGGTAGTTTACCGTCATCGATAGGGATGCTCAAGAAGCTACAAACAATAGCTATATACACATCTCTGTTGTCCTGGTCCCATTCCAGAAAGTATTTGCAACTGCAGTGATTTGCAGAATTTGTACTtgtatcagaattcaatcacgggttcgattccaaGGCGAATAGGGGAACTCAGAATGCTTCAGAACCTACTGCTGTGGCAAAACAGCATGGTTGGCACAATCCCATGGGAGATAGGAAGCTGCAGTGATTTAAGGGTCATAGATTTGTCTGAGAATCTGCTGACAGGAAGCATACCAACCAGTTTTGGACAGGTTTCCAAGCTTGAGGAACTGCAGCTGAGTGTCAATCAATTATCAGGTACCATACCCACGGAGATAACAAACTGCGCAGCTCTGACTCATTTGGAAGTAGATAACAACGGAATTTCGGGGCAAATCCCAGCTCAGATCGGCAAACTAACAAGGTTGAATCTTTTTTTCGCCTGGAAGAACAACTTAACTGGCGGTATCCCCGAATCTTTATCTAATTGTGAGAATCTCCAAGCTCTTGATCTTTCTTACAATAAGCTCTTTGGCCCAATCCCAAGAAAGATTTTTGCATTGACAAACCTGACAAAACTGCTTTTGATTTCCAACAATTTGTCAGGATTTATACCACCTGACATTGGAAACTGTACAAATTTGTACAGATTCAGGGTAAGTGATAATAGTCTCGGGGGTACTATTCCATCAGAAATTGGAAACTTGAAAACTTTAAGTTTCCTGGATATGAGTAACAATCAACTTGAGGGGGGCATTCCTCCTTCAATTTCTGGCTGCCAAAAACTTGAGTTTCTTGATTTTCACTCTAATGCACTCACGGGACCTCTGCCAGatgagtttcccaaaaatctGCAGTTTGTGGACGTTTCAGGCAATAGGCTAACCGGTACACTCTCTCCTAAAATTGGTTCGCTAACTGAGCTAACCAAACTTAATATCGGGAAAAATCAGCTTTCTGGCTATATTCCATCTGAGATCATGTCCTGCATTAAGCTACAGTTGCTTGATCTTGGAAACAATGGTTTTTCTGGTTATATACCCAAAGAATTGGGTCGACTTCCGTCACTTGAAATTGCTCTCAACTTAAGCTGTAACCAATTTACTGGCGAGATCCCATTTGAATTTTCGAATCTTGACAAACTCGGAGTTCTCGATCTTTCTACAACAAACTCTCAGGAAAGCTTGAAGTTCTCATAAACCTTCAAAACCTTGTCTCCCTTAATGTGTCGTTTAACGATTTCTCAGGTGAATTGCCGAATACCCCATTCTTTCACCAGCTGCCTCCCAGCGACCTTGCAGGTAACGAAAATCTATACTTCCCCAGTGGAGTTATCACTCCAGCAGACAGCATGCAAGATTCTTTACACGCAAAATCTACCATGACGATAGCAATGACAATCCTTGTTAGCGTCAGTGTCGTGCTCATGCTGCTAGGTACATACTTATTAGTAAGAATCCACAATGATAAAGTCAAATCCATGGAAGCTGACTCTTGGGAGATGACATTTTATCAAAAGATGGAATTCTCAGTTGAGGACATCATACAAAATCTCACACCTTCTAATGTCATTGGGACTGGAAGCTCTGGTGTCGTGTATAAGGTAACCGTTCATAATGGGATGACACTAGCTGTGAAAAAAATGTGGTCACCTGAGGAATCTATAGCGTTCAATTCTGAAATCCGGACTCTTAGTTCAGTCAGGCACAAGAACATTGTTCGACTTCTAGGGTGGGGTTCCAACCGCACagtaaaattgttgttttacgATTATCTTCCTAATGGAAGTTTGAGTTCACTTCTTCATGGTGTGAGCAAGGGTGGTGCCGAGTGGGAGGCCAGATACGAAGTCATATTGGCAGTAGCGCATGCTCTTGAGTACTTGCATCACGGCTGTGTTATCCCCATCATGCATGGTGACGTCAAAGCCATGAATGTTCTTTTAGGCCCTAACATGGAGCCATATCTTGCTGACTTTGGGCTGGCAAGGTTTGTCAATGGTGAATCTGGTCATATAGGGACTTCAAAACAGAACCACAGGCCTCAATATTTAGCTGGTTCTTATGGTTACATTGCACCAGGTGTgtataatattttgtttgaagaaaAATACTAATAATCAACACCAATGATTATACTTTTCATCCCTAAGTCCTAGTAAACTAATCAGTACTTTTTATCCCTTCATTGTAGAACATGCTTTGACACAGCACATCACAGAAAAGAGTGATGTCTACAGTTTTGGGGTCGTCCTCTTAGAGGTGCTGACAGGGAGGCACCCATTAGACCCAACACTGCCAGATGGTGCACATTTTGTTCAATGGGTTCACAACCACATGCAGAGTACGCATGACCCAGTCGACGTATTGGACCCAAAGCTAAGAGGAAGGGGTGACACCGAGATACATGAAATGCTACAAACAATGGCTGTCGCGTTTCTGTGCCTCAGCACCAGGCCGGATGATCGTCCGACGATGAAAGATGTAGTAGCGATGCTAAAAGAAATTCGGCATATGTACCCTGCGAGATCAGAGACCGACGTATTGAAAGGAAGCATATCAGCTACTAACATTACACCTCCTCCAAAGAAGGTGGCTTTGCAGGGGTCCTCTAACTGCTCTTTCGAATTCTCTGCTGATAATGTCGGATGAGTATCTTCTTGTGAATGTATAGTAAGTCAAGGTGGCCTGTAAACGTGACAATCCATTGGTTCTCTGTAACTAGGCAATTTGGCATCAGGATCATAATCTATAGTAAGTCAAGGTGGCCTGTAAACGTGACAATCCATTGGTTCTCTGTAACTAGGCAATTTGGCATCAGGATCATAATCAATACATGTttttcataatcaataaatatGGTGGTCACAAGCAGAAGATTTCTTCTAGTTCGGTAGTAATGTAAACAGTGAGATGCAAACACAATTTGTAACATAAAGGCAAATCTGAGGCCTGtcttgccaaaaaaaaaaaagcaaaagaCCATGTTAAAATATGTGAGCCTCCAAACCAATAATATCACGAATAATCCATTTGACAGGATAAATAAATGATATTTAATAAAAGTGattataatataaaaagtaaggataaataatatattatgataAATTATATGATGTTTGACACGAGATAAGCTTGATTATTTttgttaatataattttttttatttatataatttatttttttgaaaaaaccccacttatatttttttttgtcattAAATTAAAGGTAAGGTAATAGTTGTGTAACCCGCGAAGTGAAATTTTGAGCGCTGAACAAACAAATAGTAAATGGCACTCAGATCCTTACCGAAATCATTAGACAATTTGTAACCGTCGATGAATCTATCAACGGCTCAGAAAGTACATGACTCGGATCGCAATTATGTCCGCTGATTGTAGCACAGATCAAGATTTCTATATAAGCAAGCTGCCTCCAACCAGTATCTGTTAAATCGAATTGATCTTTTCTGTTGAAGTAACCGTGATTTGAAGATATGTCGGGCAGAGGGAAAGGTGGAAAGGGTTTGGGAAAAGGGTGGAGCAAAGCGTCACCGCAAGGTTCTGAGGGACAATATCCAGGGTATCACGAAGCCAGCTATTCGACGCCTTGCTCGTCGTGGTGGAGTTAAGCGCATCAGCGGCCTAATTTACGAGGAGACTCGTGGCGTACTCAAGATCTTTCTCGAGAATGTCATCCGTGATGCTGTTACTTATACCGAGCATGCTCGCCGCAAGACGGTGACGGCCATGGATGTCGTCTACGCTCTCAAGAGGCAAGGGCGCACTCTTTACGGCTTTGGAGGTTAATCCAATGCTAGATTGGTCGCTGGGATTCTCAAATTTCTGTAGAATTGGTATTCGGACATTGCATTAGGATTTCATCGATGGGATTGTATGTTTTAGTTCTGTTGAAGACAGTGCTTCATAAATATATCGCCATTTCATCGTTTCTTCTCGTGTTACTCTAATTTGAGTATCGTTTTAATCAGATATATGCGTATGATTTTATCCTTATGTGTTGTGGATCAGTTTATCATCTGGCTTTTGCTATTCCCGTATTTAGTTTAGCTGAGAAATCGCATTCTAATATTATATTACGCTTATTGGTTTGATTGGAGAACATGCAACACTTCAGGGTTTAACATAGAATAATCCCAGTTACTACCCCTTTTGGAGTGATTGATGCTATGGGATCATTAGTGGTCGAGTTGCACATTGTTCTTTACGGAGACCTGGTTACCTGAGaactttatattttaatatatatgatAGCTGAGGCGAACATTAAAGGCCATGAAATGTTGATGCTTATTAAAAAGATAAGTTAATGAAGACTACTTTTATCTATACATTATAACATCAGTACAATGGAAAATTTGCCTTCAACACCCTGAATTTTGTATGTATCAGGAAGCCAAGTCTAGATGAGCTTACATGTGAACTTATTCTGAATCATACCGAGCAATACTGATGGATTCTATGCAACATCTTCTCGGTGTATCTGACCAACTTGATAATGCCACTCTTCCTATAATACATGATTGATTTCTAAGTAATGGATTTGATCAAGCAGTGAAACACCTAGAATGGCTTCTTCATACAATCATCCTCTTTAATGATGTTTCAGCTAAGACTGAATGAGCATACCCTTCGCTTTACCACTATTACCAATTAATGCTTAATCTCTAGGATCAATAAAGTATGTACTCTGATTTTTTGATGATCTGGTACATAATAGTTTTGCCCATGTGATCTGTAGGCGAGGAACAGTTTTTGAAACGTCCAGGTTGGTTGAGACTATTTTGTGTGTGCCAAGTTACAAAACACTTGTTTAGCACTTTTAGGCTGCTTTGCGGACCTCCATACTACTTTATCATTCGAAAAATATTATCATGAAAAACTATAGCTTAGATCAAAGCCTCGTAAATGCACAATAACGCAGTAGTGTGAGGAGGACATTCTTCCTTATCTTATCTCTTGGTTCTGCAGCTGTGGGTTACGAGGACACCATTGGGCGGGCTCGTCATCTCTAATCGGCAATTCCCACGCAACCAATAAGAATAATGAACCATACCCAGTTTAACTCTAACCCTGAAAGTTCCTTTTATGTTGTAGACAACTCTGTTCCTCTGCCCCTGCTTTTGAAGTTCCAGAGACAGGTTTAGCGGCAGATGCACCAAGCTTGATATCAAATGGACCGATAAGAACCGTGCTTCTCCAGGATTCTGACTGAAGGGTTGAAGAACTTGGCTTGCTATCAGATTCTCTGAAAAGTAGAGTTCAATGTACAGGTACTCAAATCTAACATATAATTTCTGATTTGGATTCGAAAAATTAGCAAGAAACACTATGTCACCATTTAGAATCTCTGGGGAATCGAAGTAGATAGCGTTAAGACTCGCCACTGGAGTGTCGAAAACTGGATTTCTTGGTTTGATAGCAACAAAAATGATTAAAGTAGCAATACCAAAGAAGATGAGAAGTAAGCTAAATATCAAACACAGGATTGCACCACACCATACTATTGGGTTAGTCCTTCGAGGTCGCCGGAGAATTGGTTGCTCTCTTGATCTGAGCTTTCTACTATATGGTGAAGCCTCTGGTGACAAACCCTGGTGATTCTTGGCATGGTTAGATGAGACAATTTGATAGAGAGGAGATGGCTTTGTTTGCTTGTGTGTAGCAGGTGTGTAGGGCGGTGGCGGTGGGAGTGGATGCATTTTTTTATGAGaataaaaatcaagaaaatcTTATGTATGAAGAACCAAGAAGGAAAAACGAAGATGATAATTTATTATTGAATGAAACTGGAAGTATGGTGAGGGATGTTAGTAAAGTGGGTAAAAAAGAAGCTTTCAATTGTTAGTGGGGACCAAATACTTCTTTAAATTGCATCAAAAGGAGATGAATTTGGGATCTAAAGTTTATTCGACATAgatttatgaatttgaattgtttTCTTCTACATGAACCCCAACCTTGTGGTAAAAACAAGTGTTTGGGCACTAACTacacaattaaaaatatttcaattccATGGTGATTTATTAGTTATTAATTAGTGTATGTTGCAAGGGATAAACAAAACATAATAGGAAAAGCCCTGACAAAGAACTAGTGCAAACTTTGCACTTTCTTGGAATTCTAACGAGGGAGAATCTGAACTGTCACATGGCCATAAAATCAGCGGCGTGTTGTAGATGGATGATGCGTTATGCTCGGAAGTCGGAACTATGATAACTTAGCCTTAGTGATATTAACTTTGTGTGGCGGGATGTTATGCTTACCCATTAAGAAAGTACCCTGAAAACGCAGGCTGTAAGCAAGATTAGGTTAAGGTTCTGTGGTGTctctttaatttattaaaagGGTCCAGTAATGTGGTCACATGTGTTTTATCGTTTTACTTTTACGCTTTACGGGAATTTAGCTAATAAAAAATCGGAAGGATATTTACCATATTGTAAAATTCATTTTGATTTTGGGACAAAGATTAGTTCAATTAAATTGAGAAACcagaaagaaaaaataaaattaaatcaacaatatgaaaaaatatggCATCGAATCACTTCTTTATAGTGTTGAACTATAATATGAAAAAACATAGCATCGaaccaatatttacatgtcaaTATTTACATAATTCGTATTACTGAGTGATTTGTAATACGAGTCTATGATTAATTTGTCTCGTCTTTTTACTATTTATACATGTCAATACCATCTCTTTCGACAAAATATAGTGTTTGTGCTTGCAACTCTGTTGGTATGTtcgttgtatcctgggaaacagacgttTGCTGAACTGAGACACATACGAGGGGACGTCTGTTTTAGGAGACAACTATCCATTGGTTATTACAACATTGACTACTGTTGTGATTCACAATTGATTGGTTTTACACAAGGCTAGATTGTTCATTGAAATTTTGTACAACATGTAATTACACATCATAAAACCAAGTTATCTCTGACTCAATCACCTAATACTACAAACTTTTACTATCTATCTGTTACATTTGATTTTCGTCAACATTAATAATAACATCATAAACAGTATCTCTCATTGCTCAATCACCTACCATAAAAGTATTTTACCTATCTATCTTGTTCCATTTGATATATTTTGTGcaacattttaattaataaatcataaaaccaAGTTATCTCTCATTAACTCAATCACATGACCATACTAAAAGTACATATTAAAGTAAGAAAAAAACCATTtcttcaacaacaacaaaaacaaacaaactgtAAGAACATACTATCACATGAAATCTGTACTTTAAtctcgtatatatatattttaaaaaaaaaaacggaaACGGAAAAAGAAAACTATGACTTATCAAGAACTATGCATGTCAGCTCACATACGTACGGAGGCACTGCATGCTGTGAAGAGAAACGCAATCCCCCCTCTCCTTTAATCCATCTTCTCCCTCGATCTATCCTGCAAACCCGTCCGCGATATATTGAAAATCCtctccttttctcatcatcAAATGGGTGATCTTCGTCCGAAGCAGGAGGCCGCATCCGGGCGATGCTTTGGTACCAGGGGGAGAATGACTCGTTGACGCGCCAAAATGCTCGACTCTATGGTGGGAGACTGGAAAAGTTTATCACGGATTTTCGAGCTGATATAGGGATGCCTGATCTTCCTGTTTTTGTGGTACCAAATATTACGTTTAAATCTTATCAATTTACCTTGACTCTTACAGTATACATTTTGTTGTTTGAAGGTGGTGCTTGCAAGTGGGATCGGAAAATACAAGGATATGATACGAGAAGCTCAGATGGGAATAAAACTTAGAAATGTGATTAGCGTGGACGGGAAAGGAGCGGAGATGAAACCATTGGATGTGGTGCACATCAGCTTGGCCGGAGCCATCGATATCGGGAAGAGACTCGCTTCGGCCTTCCTCTACGCTAATCTTCAATTTCTTCTACTTGCTTCAAAGGTTTTTTGGAAGAATTTTGTGTTATCAATCTCTGAAGAAATGTAATTAAGCCACAACACGTGTGTGGAGAAATTTATGAAACAAGAATGCTTTGTACTACATAACTTGcgttacttttttttttgtagtggccTCGTTTCAAAAAGTAACAAACGTAAAAACTCACTTAAGATCGTCTCGCGAATTATGTATTCTTTTTTTATAGATCGGATCAATCTCTGAGATTTATTATTTCTAAAAAACCAATTTTCCTCCTATCCAATATTTGCTTCCCTAATAAAGATAAATCTGTGTACTGCCTGCGATGAAGATTTGCTGCACTGTAATTcaaaattgatttgattttCCATTTTGAGTTGTGCTGACCTAAATTTGTAACAGTCAttcgaatttaaaaaaaaatcctgCATTctaaatatgaaaattttaagtTAGTAAGATAATTGCTTAAAAATAAATC
This region of Primulina eburnea isolate SZY01 chromosome 14, ASM2296580v1, whole genome shotgun sequence genomic DNA includes:
- the LOC140813224 gene encoding LOW QUALITY PROTEIN: uncharacterized protein (The sequence of the model RefSeq protein was modified relative to this genomic sequence to represent the inferred CDS: inserted 1 base in 1 codon; deleted 1 base in 1 codon) — translated: MPAPLRNHYFTCHNNIIFSYTFLLIISSLLFFSCFCIDEQGQALLAWRNSLSVSTNVLQSWNSSDRYPCKWFGIYCNSNGDVVKIIMKAVDLRGQLPSNFQSLKFLNTLILSSVNLTGAIPKEVGDYHELVVIDISANAISGDIPVEICMLSKLQELNLNTNLLDGSIPFEIGNLSSLRSLMLFDNQLNGEIPKSVGKMSNLEAFRAGGNQNLKGELPWEIGNCSNLVVLGLAETGISGSLPSSIGMLKKLQTIAIYTSLLSGPIPESICNCSDLQNLYLYQNSITGSIPRRIGELRMLQNLLLWQNSMVGTIPWEIGSCSDLRVIDLSENLLTGSIPTSFGQVSKLEELQLSVNQLSGTIPTEITNCAALTHLEVDNNGISGQIPAQIGKLTRLNLFFAWKNNLTGGIPESLSNCENLQALDLSYNKLFGPIPRKIFALTNLTKLLLISNNLSGFIPPDIGNCTNLYRFRVSDNSLGGTIPSEIGNLKTLSFLDMSNNQLEGGIPPSISGCQKLEFLDFHSNALTGPLPDEFPKNLQFVDVSGNRLTGTLSPKIGSLTELTKLNIGKNQLSGYIPSEIMSCIKLQLLDLGNNGFSGYIPKELGRLPSLEIALNLSCNQFTGEIPFEFSNLDKLGVLDLSXNKLSGKLEVLINLQNLVSLNVSFNDFSGELPNTPFFHQLPPSDLAGNENLYFPSGVITPADSMQDSLHAKSTMTIAMTILVSVSVVLMLLGTYLLVRIHNDKVKSMEADSWEMTFYQKMEFSVEDIIQNLTPSNVIGTGSSGVVYKVTVHNGMTLAVKKMWSPEESIAFNSEIRTLSSVRHKNIVRLLGWGSNRTVKLLFYDYLPNGSLSSLLHGVSKGGAEWEARYEVILAVAHALEYLHHGCVIPIMHGDVKAMNVLLGPNMEPYLADFGLARFVNGESGHIGTSKQNHRPQYLAGSYGYIAPEHALTQHITEKSDVYSFGVVLLEVLTGRHPLDPTLPDGAHFVQWVHNHMQSTHDPVDVLDPKLRGRGDTEIHEMLQTMAVAFLCLSTRPDDRPTMKDVVAMLKEIRHMYPARSETDVLKGSISATNITPPPKKVALQGSSNCSFEFSADNVG
- the LOC140812360 gene encoding LOW QUALITY PROTEIN: histone H4-like (The sequence of the model RefSeq protein was modified relative to this genomic sequence to represent the inferred CDS: deleted 1 base in 1 codon), producing MSGRGKGGKGLGKGGAKRHRKVLRDNIQGITKPAIRRLARRGGVKRISGLIYEETRGVLKIFLENVIRDAVTYTEHARRKTVTAMDVVYALKRQGRTLYGFGG
- the LOC140812359 gene encoding uncharacterized protein; its protein translation is MHPLPPPPPYTPATHKQTKPSPLYQIVSSNHAKNHQGLSPEASPYSRKLRSREQPILRRPRRTNPIVWCGAILCLIFSLLLIFFGIATLIIFVAIKPRNPVFDTPVASLNAIYFDSPEILNGDIVFLANFSNPNQKLYVRFEYLYIELYFSENLIASQVLQPFSQNPGEARFLSVHLISSLVHLPLNLSLELQKQGQRNRVVYNIKGTFRVRVKLGMVHYSYWLRGNCRLEMTSPPNGVLVTHSCRTKR
- the LOC140811344 gene encoding probable carbohydrate esterase At4g34215 codes for the protein MLWYQGENDSLTRQNARLYGGRLEKFITDFRADIGMPDLPVFVVVLASGIGKYKDMIREAQMGIKLRNVISVDGKGAEMKPLDVVHISLAGAIDIGKRLASAFLYANLQFLLLASKWPRFKK